In Acetomicrobium sp. S15 = DSM 107314, the following proteins share a genomic window:
- a CDS encoding amidohydrolase family protein yields the protein MALVVFRDATLIDGNGGDPVYPATVIVEGNIIREVVEGIPQHIPSNAEAINCNGKTLLPGLIDAHIHVGLFDLDNNEQPRRNHSSMLVIKALKIMEDALCQGFTTCRDAGGIDAGFREAQKQGLIKGPRLKVSGLSLSMTGGHGDPRLPTDRRYPYEEILGCSVICDGVSEVRRAAREQLRRGVDHVKVMAAGGCASPADEPDACQYSLEELEAAAYEAESAGKYAMAHCYSNRSIQNAAKAGIRSIEHGNFMDRDTAKLLREVGCWYVPTLTTYEVIVRRGEEFGVPGYFLRKMKMVYDTALEAVSNAHLERVIIGSGSDVIGPGQPYKGMELELKSRVLGPMGAIVSATRTNSQILRMEDKIGTIEPNKIADIIVVDGDPLKEIKLFQDRDRICVIMQGGNFIKNTI from the coding sequence GTGGCACTCGTGGTTTTTCGTGATGCAACCCTCATCGATGGAAACGGAGGCGATCCGGTATACCCAGCTACTGTCATTGTCGAAGGCAATATCATTCGCGAAGTTGTTGAAGGCATTCCACAACATATCCCATCTAATGCTGAAGCTATCAATTGTAACGGCAAGACACTCCTCCCCGGCCTGATAGATGCCCATATTCATGTCGGTCTTTTCGACCTGGACAATAATGAGCAGCCCAGGCGAAACCACTCCAGCATGTTAGTTATCAAGGCGCTGAAAATTATGGAAGACGCTTTATGCCAGGGTTTTACCACTTGCCGAGATGCTGGAGGAATAGATGCTGGATTTAGAGAGGCACAAAAACAAGGATTAATCAAAGGACCTCGTTTAAAGGTAAGCGGCTTGTCTCTTTCGATGACCGGAGGGCATGGCGATCCTCGCTTGCCCACCGATAGAAGATATCCCTACGAAGAGATATTAGGCTGTTCCGTCATATGCGATGGCGTGAGCGAGGTAAGAAGGGCTGCAAGAGAGCAGCTTCGTCGGGGCGTTGACCATGTTAAGGTAATGGCTGCTGGTGGATGCGCAAGCCCTGCGGATGAGCCCGATGCTTGTCAATATAGCTTAGAGGAATTGGAAGCGGCCGCCTATGAAGCTGAATCAGCTGGTAAATATGCTATGGCACATTGTTACTCTAATCGCAGTATACAAAACGCTGCAAAGGCGGGCATTCGAAGTATAGAACATGGCAATTTCATGGATCGTGATACAGCTAAATTACTGCGCGAGGTGGGATGTTGGTATGTCCCAACCTTAACGACATATGAAGTTATCGTCAGGAGAGGAGAAGAATTCGGCGTTCCAGGATATTTCTTGCGAAAGATGAAGATGGTCTACGATACTGCCCTTGAAGCGGTATCAAATGCCCACCTTGAGAGAGTTATAATTGGATCGGGATCTGACGTCATTGGACCCGGTCAACCGTATAAGGGAATGGAATTGGAACTAAAGTCACGAGTGCTCGGACCTATGGGTGCAATAGTATCTGCTACGAGAACAAACTCGCAGATACTTCGTATGGAGGATAAAATTGGAACTATTGAACCAAATAAGATAGCAGACATCATTGTCGTCGATGGGGATCCGTTAAAAGAAATTAAATTATTCCAAGATAGAGATAGAATTTGTGTCATTATGCAAGGGGGTAACTTCATCAAGAATACCATCTGA